One stretch of Streptomyces sp. R21 DNA includes these proteins:
- a CDS encoding DUF6777 domain-containing protein, translated as MAIFALLVAGTNGCTSEQMLAVRAVAANVASQAPFFDESKGLGKDVTDLQADRTPGGVQASNRPGLYGGSEEQPTGDGSSGDDSSTGEFGGSTKPGTCLVKKLKNFLTEPGNSAKAREWAKVLHIRQDEIGKYIDRLTPVVLRHDTLVKNHDYKDGKAVSYDSLLQAGIAILVDTHGLPAVKCSCGNPLRPFTHSADKISVKFEHGNKKWAGYQPHNELVVQPPPGNAGVDRLQLVDVQDPDTVIARDAGMDAPDENFQKDARQTVPAVTQQRYADAANALYDAGLVPADTGDQPADDAIVTGSNPPAGQELPWGEYVTLFVESDSADSGPTGSEPSTEGTDTGGTADTGGTADTGGTADTGGTADTGGTADTGGTADTGGTADTGGTADTGGTADTGGTADTGGTADTGGTADTGGTADTGGTADTGGTADTGTPTSGGSSSSDGGTGPTNSISPSDTGGGGSSTPTDGGSSASSPDPVDSTSVEPTVATA; from the coding sequence TTGGCAATTTTCGCGCTGCTCGTCGCCGGAACGAATGGCTGCACATCCGAACAGATGCTCGCCGTGCGCGCCGTCGCGGCCAACGTCGCGTCGCAGGCTCCCTTCTTCGACGAGAGCAAAGGTCTCGGCAAGGACGTGACCGATCTGCAGGCCGACCGGACGCCCGGCGGTGTGCAGGCGAGCAACAGGCCGGGGCTGTACGGCGGCTCCGAGGAGCAGCCGACCGGCGACGGATCGTCCGGCGACGACAGCTCTACAGGCGAGTTCGGCGGGTCCACGAAGCCCGGCACATGCCTGGTGAAGAAGCTCAAGAATTTCCTCACCGAGCCCGGCAACTCCGCGAAAGCACGGGAATGGGCGAAGGTCCTGCATATCCGTCAGGACGAGATCGGTAAATACATCGACCGGCTCACACCCGTCGTCCTGCGCCACGACACACTCGTGAAGAATCACGACTACAAGGACGGAAAAGCCGTCTCCTACGACTCCTTGCTCCAGGCGGGAATCGCGATTCTGGTGGACACGCACGGACTTCCCGCGGTGAAGTGCTCCTGCGGTAATCCACTGCGTCCGTTCACCCACAGTGCCGACAAGATCTCCGTGAAGTTCGAGCACGGCAACAAGAAGTGGGCCGGATACCAGCCGCACAACGAGCTGGTCGTCCAGCCGCCGCCGGGCAACGCCGGGGTCGACCGACTTCAGCTCGTCGACGTCCAGGACCCCGACACCGTGATCGCCCGCGACGCAGGTATGGACGCCCCGGACGAGAACTTCCAGAAGGACGCACGGCAGACCGTGCCGGCCGTAACGCAGCAGAGGTACGCCGATGCCGCCAACGCTCTGTACGACGCGGGTCTGGTCCCGGCGGACACAGGTGACCAGCCCGCCGACGACGCGATCGTCACGGGCAGCAACCCGCCCGCGGGCCAAGAACTGCCCTGGGGCGAGTACGTGACGCTGTTCGTGGAGTCCGACAGCGCCGACTCAGGCCCCACCGGCTCGGAGCCGTCCACCGAGGGAACCGACACCGGAGGCACCGCAGATACCGGCGGGACCGCAGACACCGGAGGCACGGCCGACACCGGAGGCACCGCAGACACCGGAGGCACCGCAGACACCGGCGGGACCGCAGACACCGGAGGCACGGCCGACACCGGAGGCACCGCAGACACCGGAGGCACCGCAGACACCGGCGGGACCGCAGACACGGGCGGCACGGCCGACACCGGAGGCACCGCAGACACCGGCGGGACCGCAGACACCGGCGGGACCGCAGACACGGGCGGCACGGCCGACACCGGCACCCCGACCTCAGGCGGTTCGTCGTCCTCCGACGGTGGCACCGGGCCGACGAACAGCATCTCGCCGTCCGACACGGGTGGCGGCGGGTCGAGTACACCGACCGACGGCGGTTCGTCCGCGTCCTCGCCCGACCCGGTGGACTCGACGTCGGTCGAGCCCACTGTGGCCACGGCCTGA
- a CDS encoding cytochrome c oxidase assembly protein, which yields MDHGEHGMTMDLPPFTLGRGLEWSPDPFFLVACLVGLGLYGYGVVRLARRGDKWSLGRTAAFVVGVLTVMLVMCTKLNDYGMVMFSVHMVQHMVISMLSPILILLGAPITLALRALPVSATRGKKGPRELLLMFLHSRYMRIITHPAFTIPLFIASLYALYFSPIFDFLMGSRTGHVVMMCHFLAVGLVFFWPIMGVDPGPHRPGYLMRMLELFAGMPFHAFFGIALMMASQPMVETYKNPPASLAIDALSDQNAAGGIAWAFSEIPSVLVLLALLFQWYGSEQRQARRTDRAADRDGDRELEEYNAYLASLNARGN from the coding sequence ATGGATCACGGCGAGCACGGCATGACCATGGATCTGCCGCCGTTCACGCTGGGACGGGGGCTCGAGTGGTCCCCGGACCCGTTCTTCCTCGTCGCCTGTCTGGTGGGGCTGGGGCTCTACGGCTACGGAGTGGTCCGGCTCGCGCGACGCGGCGACAAGTGGTCCCTGGGCCGTACGGCGGCCTTCGTCGTCGGTGTGCTGACCGTGATGCTCGTCATGTGCACCAAGCTCAACGACTACGGCATGGTCATGTTCAGCGTGCACATGGTGCAGCACATGGTGATCAGCATGCTGTCGCCGATCCTGATCCTGCTCGGGGCACCGATCACGCTGGCGCTGCGCGCCCTGCCGGTCTCCGCCACACGGGGCAAGAAGGGCCCCCGTGAGCTGCTGCTGATGTTCCTGCACAGCCGCTACATGCGGATCATCACGCACCCCGCGTTCACGATCCCGCTGTTCATCGCGAGCCTCTACGCCCTGTACTTCTCGCCGATCTTCGACTTCCTGATGGGCTCGAGAACCGGGCACGTCGTGATGATGTGCCACTTCCTCGCTGTCGGCCTGGTCTTCTTCTGGCCGATCATGGGTGTCGACCCCGGTCCGCACCGCCCCGGCTATCTGATGCGGATGCTGGAGCTGTTCGCCGGCATGCCGTTCCACGCGTTCTTCGGCATCGCGTTGATGATGGCGTCCCAGCCGATGGTCGAGACGTACAAGAACCCGCCCGCCTCGCTCGCCATCGACGCGCTCTCCGACCAGAACGCGGCGGGCGGCATCGCCTGGGCGTTCAGCGAGATCCCCTCCGTTCTCGTGCTCCTCGCCCTGCTGTTCCAGTGGTACGGCTCCGAACAGCGGCAGGCCCGCCGCACGGACCGGGCCGCGGACCGCGACGGGGACCGTGAGCTGGAGGAGTACAACGCCTATCTCGCCTCACTGAACGCGCGCGGCAACTGA
- a CDS encoding 6-phosphofructokinase, protein MRIGVLTSGGDCPGLNAVIRSVVHRAVVDHGDEVIGFRDGWKGLLECDYLKLDLDAVSGILARGGTILGSSRVRPEDLRDGVQRAKGHLEELGLDAVIPIGGEGTLKAARLLSDGGLPIVGVPKTIDNDIAVTDVTFGFDTAVGVATEALDRLKTTAESHQRVLIVEVMGRHTGWIALHSGMAAGAHAIVVPERPFDIEELAAKVGERFSAGKRFAIVVAAEGAKPREGTMEYDEGGKDIYGHERFAGIARQLSLELEHRLGKEARPVILGHVQRGGTPTAYDRVLATRFGWHAVEAVHRGEFGNMTALRGTDIVMVPLAEAVKTLKTVPDDRYAEAECVL, encoded by the coding sequence ATGCGTATTGGTGTCCTCACCTCAGGCGGCGACTGCCCCGGTCTGAACGCCGTCATCCGGTCCGTCGTACACCGTGCCGTCGTCGACCACGGCGACGAGGTCATCGGCTTCCGCGACGGCTGGAAAGGCCTTCTGGAGTGCGACTACCTCAAGCTCGACCTGGACGCGGTGAGCGGAATCCTGGCTCGCGGCGGCACCATCCTCGGCTCCTCACGGGTCCGGCCGGAAGATCTGCGTGACGGCGTACAGCGGGCCAAGGGCCACCTCGAGGAACTCGGCCTGGACGCGGTCATCCCGATCGGCGGCGAGGGCACCCTCAAGGCGGCCCGGCTGCTGTCCGACGGCGGCCTCCCGATCGTCGGCGTGCCCAAGACCATCGACAACGACATCGCGGTCACGGACGTGACGTTCGGCTTCGACACGGCCGTCGGCGTCGCGACCGAGGCCCTGGACCGGCTGAAGACGACCGCCGAGTCCCACCAGCGCGTGCTGATCGTGGAGGTCATGGGCCGCCACACCGGCTGGATCGCGCTGCACTCCGGCATGGCGGCCGGCGCGCACGCCATCGTCGTACCGGAACGCCCCTTCGACATCGAGGAGCTGGCCGCCAAGGTCGGCGAGCGCTTCTCGGCGGGCAAGCGGTTCGCCATCGTCGTGGCCGCCGAGGGCGCCAAGCCCCGCGAGGGCACGATGGAGTACGACGAGGGCGGCAAGGACATCTACGGGCACGAGCGGTTCGCCGGCATCGCCCGCCAGCTCTCCCTGGAGCTGGAGCACCGCCTCGGCAAGGAGGCCCGCCCGGTGATCCTCGGGCACGTCCAGCGCGGCGGCACCCCCACCGCGTACGACCGCGTCCTCGCCACCCGCTTCGGCTGGCACGCCGTGGAGGCCGTGCACCGCGGCGAGTTCGGCAACATGACCGCACTGCGCGGCACCGACATCGTGATGGTCCCGCTCGCCGAGGCGGTCAAGACACTGAAGACGGTCCCCGACGACCGGTACGCCGAGGCGGAGTGCGTTCTGTAA
- a CDS encoding type 1 glutamine amidotransferase: protein MSDNQLRLVWIYPDLLSTYGDQGNALVVERRARQRGLDVARLDVRSDQPIPTSGDIYLIGGGEDRPQRLAAERLRRDGGLHRAVGNGAIVFSVCAGYQILGHEFINDLGQREPGLGLLDVVSTRGEGDRCVGDVLGDIDPRLGLPPLTGFENHQGVTHLGPTARPFANVRLGNGNGTGDGTEGAYNDTVFGTYMHGPVLARNPLIADLLLKLALDVNALPPIDDRWYEALRNERIAAATQPA, encoded by the coding sequence ATGAGCGACAACCAACTGCGGCTGGTGTGGATCTACCCGGACCTGCTGAGCACCTACGGCGACCAGGGCAACGCCCTCGTCGTGGAGCGCCGGGCCCGCCAGCGCGGCCTCGACGTGGCCCGCCTCGACGTGCGCAGCGACCAGCCGATCCCCACCTCGGGCGACATCTACCTGATCGGCGGCGGCGAGGACCGGCCGCAGCGGCTCGCGGCCGAGCGGCTGCGCCGCGACGGCGGCCTGCACCGCGCGGTCGGCAACGGAGCGATCGTCTTCTCCGTCTGCGCCGGCTACCAGATCCTCGGCCACGAGTTCATCAACGACCTCGGGCAGCGCGAGCCGGGCCTCGGCCTGCTCGACGTGGTCTCCACCCGCGGCGAGGGCGACCGCTGCGTCGGCGACGTGCTGGGCGACATCGACCCGCGCCTGGGCCTGCCCCCGCTGACGGGCTTCGAGAACCACCAGGGCGTCACCCACCTCGGCCCCACCGCGCGTCCCTTCGCCAATGTCCGCCTCGGCAACGGCAACGGCACGGGGGACGGCACGGAGGGCGCGTACAACGACACCGTGTTCGGCACGTACATGCACGGTCCCGTCCTCGCCCGCAACCCGCTGATCGCGGACCTGCTGCTGAAGCTGGCGCTCGACGTGAACGCGCTGCCGCCGATCGACGACCGCTGGTACGAGGCGCTGCGCAACGAGCGCATCGCGGCGGCGACGCAGCCCGCGTAG